The Candidatus Methylomirabilota bacterium genome includes a window with the following:
- a CDS encoding response regulator produces MSTPAKVLVVDDTPQNVKLLADLLTAKGYAVVTAASGPEALERVDKESPDLVLLDVVMPGMSGYEVCRKIRETPAAGILPVVMVTALDPGQERLKGLEAGADDFLTKPINQPELLARVRSLLRIKQLYDTVQTQAAQLAEWNRTLEQRVQDQVTQLERLGRLKRFFSPQLAELIVAGGTEDPLKSHRREVTVVFLDLRGYTAFAETAEPEEVMGVLREYHAAMGTQVLAHGGTLERFAGDGMMVFFNDPVPVPDHAERAVRMALAMRDQVTELAAKWRKRGYDLHIGVGVAQGYATIGAIGFEGRWDYGAIGTVTNLAFRLCGEAKPGQVLVGSRVLDAVD; encoded by the coding sequence ATGAGCACCCCGGCCAAGGTCCTGGTGGTCGACGACACTCCTCAGAACGTCAAGCTCCTGGCCGATCTCCTGACGGCCAAGGGTTACGCCGTCGTGACGGCGGCCTCGGGTCCCGAGGCCCTGGAACGTGTCGACAAGGAGTCGCCGGATCTCGTGCTGCTCGACGTGGTGATGCCGGGCATGAGCGGCTACGAGGTCTGCCGGAAGATCCGGGAGACCCCCGCGGCGGGGATCCTCCCGGTGGTGATGGTCACCGCGCTCGACCCGGGCCAGGAGCGCCTCAAGGGGCTCGAGGCCGGTGCCGACGACTTCCTGACCAAGCCGATCAACCAGCCGGAGCTCCTGGCTCGGGTGCGCTCGCTCCTCCGGATCAAGCAGCTCTACGACACGGTCCAGACGCAGGCGGCCCAGCTCGCCGAGTGGAACCGGACTCTCGAGCAGCGCGTGCAGGATCAGGTGACCCAGCTCGAGCGCCTCGGCCGGCTCAAGCGCTTCTTCTCGCCCCAGCTCGCCGAGCTGATCGTGGCCGGGGGCACCGAGGACCCGCTCAAGAGCCACCGCCGGGAGGTGACGGTGGTCTTCCTGGATCTCCGGGGCTACACGGCCTTCGCGGAGACTGCCGAGCCGGAAGAGGTCATGGGGGTCCTCCGGGAATACCACGCCGCGATGGGCACCCAGGTGCTGGCCCACGGCGGCACTCTCGAGCGTTTCGCCGGCGACGGCATGATGGTGTTCTTCAACGACCCCGTTCCCGTGCCCGACCACGCCGAGCGGGCGGTCCGCATGGCCCTGGCCATGCGCGACCAGGTGACGGAGCTCGCCGCCAAGTGGCGCAAGCGGGGATATGATCTCCACATCGGGGTCGGTGTCGCTCAGGGGTATGCGACCATCGGCGCCATCGGCTTCGAGGGCCGCTGGGACTACGGGGCGATCGGGACCGTGACCAACCTCGCCTTCCGGCTCTGCGGCGAAGCCAAGCCGGGCCAGGTCCTCGTCGGGAGCCGTGTCCTGGACGCGGTCGAC
- a CDS encoding response regulator — MAGELILIVEDHEKNRKLVRDVLQVKGYRTLECEAAEDGIRLAQEHRPALILMDIQLPGMDGIAALGHLRADPRTRDIPVLAVTASAMTHNRQQIMAAGFDGYQSKPINVKGFLEAVRAMLDRQQSGGGAR, encoded by the coding sequence ATGGCCGGCGAGCTGATCCTCATCGTCGAAGACCACGAGAAGAACCGGAAGCTCGTGCGCGACGTGCTTCAGGTCAAGGGCTACCGGACGCTCGAGTGCGAGGCGGCCGAGGACGGGATCCGGCTCGCCCAGGAGCACCGGCCGGCCCTGATCCTGATGGACATCCAGCTGCCGGGGATGGACGGGATCGCGGCCCTGGGCCACCTCCGAGCCGACCCGCGGACCCGGGACATCCCCGTCCTGGCGGTGACCGCGTCCGCCATGACGCACAACCGCCAGCAGATCATGGCCGCCGGGTTCGACGGGTATCAGTCGAAGCCGATCAACGTGAAGGGGTTTCTGGAGGCGGTGCGGGCGATGCTGGATCGTCAGCAGAGCGGGGGAGGGGCTCGATGA
- a CDS encoding ATP-binding protein — VPIGAITILRLEVRPFSEKQIQLVKTFAAQAVIAIENVRLFQELQARTRELGRSVEELRALGDVGQAVSSTLDLETVLTTIVANADQLSGTDGGAIYEYDEPSGVMRLRTTHKFDEALVEALRSHPLRPGEGAVGQAAVAREPIQIPDVLHEGAYGGPVREFATRSGIRALLAVPLLRENQIIGGLVLARKTPGEFAPQVVDLLKTFATQSALAIQNARLFRELEDKSRQLETASRHKSEFLANMSHELRTPLNAIIGFSEVLSERMFGELNDKQLEYMQDIHASGRHLLSLINDILDLSKVEAGRMELELGSFSLPVALETALALIRERAERHGLALHLAVDERLGAVVADERKVKQVLLNLLSNALKFTPEGGRIDVAAVPADGFVEISVTDTGIGIAPEDQEAIFEEFRQVGSDYARKREGTGLGLSLARKFVELHGGRIWVKSEVGRGSTFTFTLPLRAWPAS; from the coding sequence CGTCCCGATTGGCGCCATCACGATCCTGCGTCTCGAGGTGCGGCCCTTCTCGGAGAAGCAGATCCAGCTGGTGAAGACCTTCGCCGCCCAGGCCGTCATCGCCATCGAGAACGTGCGGCTGTTCCAGGAGTTGCAGGCGCGGACGCGCGAGCTCGGGCGGTCCGTGGAGGAGCTACGGGCGCTCGGCGACGTCGGCCAGGCCGTCAGCTCCACGCTCGATCTCGAGACCGTGCTCACCACCATCGTCGCCAACGCGGACCAGCTCTCCGGCACCGACGGCGGCGCCATCTACGAGTACGACGAGCCGTCGGGGGTGATGCGCCTGCGGACGACGCACAAGTTCGACGAGGCGCTGGTCGAGGCGCTCCGGAGCCATCCGCTCCGTCCCGGCGAAGGCGCGGTGGGCCAGGCGGCCGTGGCCCGGGAGCCGATCCAGATCCCGGACGTCCTGCACGAGGGGGCTTACGGCGGTCCCGTGCGCGAGTTCGCGACGCGCTCGGGTATTCGAGCCCTCCTGGCCGTGCCCCTCCTGCGCGAGAACCAGATCATCGGGGGCCTCGTGCTGGCTCGCAAGACCCCTGGCGAGTTCGCGCCCCAGGTGGTGGACCTGCTGAAGACCTTCGCCACCCAGTCCGCGCTGGCCATCCAGAACGCGCGCCTCTTCCGCGAGCTGGAGGACAAGAGCCGCCAGCTCGAGACGGCCAGCCGCCACAAGTCGGAGTTCCTGGCCAACATGTCCCACGAGCTGCGGACGCCCCTCAACGCCATCATCGGGTTCTCGGAGGTGCTGTCGGAGCGCATGTTCGGGGAGCTGAACGACAAGCAGCTCGAATACATGCAGGACATCCACGCCTCCGGGCGCCACCTCCTCTCGCTCATCAACGACATCCTGGACCTGTCCAAGGTCGAAGCGGGGCGCATGGAGCTGGAGCTCGGCTCCTTCAGCCTCCCGGTGGCCCTGGAGACTGCCCTCGCGCTGATCCGGGAGCGGGCCGAGCGCCACGGCCTCGCCCTCCACCTCGCCGTCGACGAGCGGCTGGGCGCCGTGGTGGCCGACGAGCGCAAGGTCAAGCAGGTCCTCCTCAATCTCCTGTCCAACGCGCTCAAGTTCACCCCGGAGGGCGGCCGGATCGACGTGGCGGCGGTTCCGGCCGACGGCTTCGTCGAGATCTCGGTCACCGACACGGGGATCGGGATCGCCCCCGAGGATCAGGAGGCGATCTTCGAGGAGTTCCGCCAGGTCGGCAGCGACTACGCGCGCAAGCGCGAGGGGACCGGGCTCGGGCTCAGCCTGGCCAGGAAGTTCGTGGAGCTGCACGGCGGGCGGATCTGGGTCAAGAGCGAAGTGGGCCGGGGGTCCACGTTCACCTTCACGCTGCCCTTGCGAGCATGGCCGGCGAGCTGA